Within Plasmodium vinckei vinckei genome assembly, chromosome: PVVCY_12, the genomic segment tttataccaTAGTCAAATTTGTAatgcacatatatttatatatagttatgtgcttttattattttttaatatcattctataaatttattataaataatgtattgtgttttttaaaatacaaaatcaatttattttataatgttGAGCATATtcaaaagaagaaaaatttaataccTATTTTCgaaaaaagagaaatcAGCAATTCATCCTTTTTACACCTCTTtaaaataacaattatTCCCGAAGATAATTATgtagatataaaaataaaaaattctaagaaaaataataaaataaatggagaatataaaaatataccgTATTTGAATCTAAAATCAAGTTTGTTTAATATGTGCtcgaaaaatgaaaaaaatgttttatcaCATCACTGTTCTTTTTTTCCACATATTTTCTCGACGGAAAACAAAACCTATATTAACAATGGCGagaagaaaaacaaaaagcaTATTCTTTTGctaagtaaaaaaataaataaaataatgaatgtttcccaaaaaataaaaaaaaaaggaatgtCAAAATGTAGCTACAAGAATAggataaacaaaaatatagctAGTTATAATAAGATATTTATGCTGATAAAAAGCGAGAAAAAcgataaaacaaatatgaaATGTTGGAATCAAtacgaaaaaaagaaagagcATATTGAAACTGACGGATCTGTATCCGATTCATATTTTGAGTATGAAGATGAAtatgaagaagaagaagatgaTGAGGAAGATGGAGAGGAAGATGAAAAGGAAGAAGAAGACGATGAGAAAGATGACgaagaaaaatatgaggatgaaaaagaagaagagGAAAAGGAAGAagatgaagaagaagaagaagatgaGGAAGATGACgaagaaaaatatgaggatgaaaaagaagaagagGAAAAGGAAGAagatgaagaagaagaagaagatgaGGAAGATGATGATGAGGAAGATGATGATGAAGAGGATGAGGATGATGAAGAAGACGATGATGATGAGGACGATGATGAGGAAGAAGATGATGAAGAAGAGgatgatgaagaagaagatgAGGAGAAAGAAAAGCGCCGTAATCAAtgtaaaaaaggaaaaatgtataataaaaaaaaatacaaaaaaaattatagaaaaaaattcacaAATGGTATAAATGAAGAATCAGAAAGAGAAATAGCAAAAGAAGACAATTATTACTTTAAGAAAAAGGAATTATATCTTAacaagaaaaataaaaattttaaaaataattacatatatttgaataatttatataaagaaaacgcatatataaatatagcaaatatttctaattttatatCAGTAAGTAAAGATAAACTAACAGCTATGTATTCTGCTTGGGGTAAACATGCAGATATCGCATGTGTTcagataaataaatgtgcTTTACGAGATTGtagtatttattattttgaagtCGAAATATTACAGTGTAcgaatttttcaaaaatagtTATTGGAATGACtagtaaaaattatactgttaataaaaacccaggttttgaatataattcatttgGGTATAAAAGTGATGATGGCAAAAAAATCATCGATGGAAAACTTGATAGTTATAGCAGTggatatacaaaaaatgatataatagGGTGTggaattaattattttgataatagtgctttttttacaaaaaatggaaaatatttagGAAAAATATGTACTATCAATCCTAAATATGATTATTATGGTACTGTTGGTTTAAGTACATTAGgagataaaattaaatttcatatgaataattttgtttttgatatttataatttaatacatgaagaaaatgaaaaagaaagaaaaattgtaaaatcaatttatatacaaaaagatatttattcagatattattaaagcacatttaataaaatgtggATActtaaatacatataaatcttttataaattttttagatcaaaacaaaaatacaGATGATAATAGTAGCTCTGGATGTTCTTcacacacaaaaaatagtatagaTAATATGCTCAAAagcaaatataatttaccACAAAAAAgtttgaataaaaatgatgtcATTACATCAAGTACAAAGGATAATGACAAATTAGTCAAAGACaccgaaaaaaataacaataaagaaaatgataaggTAAAATTGGAAGATACTGGGTGCAATGGGAATAATGGCAATACTGATGAAAATATCAACACACCAAAAATTAATGCaactataaataataatacaaatgatAATACCCAGAATGATAGTACTAGattaaacaataaaaaatcagaTATTTCACacaatgataataaaaatgaaaatccCCAACATATATCTCAAGATAATGAAGTGCAAAAATCCAATGCAAATCAAACTCCAGAAATTGGAAAGAATGGTGAGGGctcaataaaaaatgtttctGCCACCCTTGATGCTTCTACCAATACCGAAATTGGTATATCAAATGAAGATGAAAATACTTCTACAAATGATAAAAGTTGTGATAGCAAAAACTTGATGAACAATGTTTTAATTAGCTATATAGATAAGTTTgataaattaaacaaagatgataatgcaaataaagaaatggCAACTACATGTGATAATGATGATTCTGAAGCAATAATAACTGATAAATTGGCGCtaacaaaaaatgcaaGTATCGAAAATGAggaaaaacatataaatagtgTAAAATCAGATGAAAAAACAGAGAATggcgaaaaaaataataacgaACTTGCTGATAATATTactgtaaaaaaaaatgattcaACTGTGGACAACAAAACGGATGACAATCAAAAATGTGAAGATgatgagaaaaaaattaaaactgAATCTTTAGAAACAAACGCgatgaaaattttcaacCATGATTTACTTAATAATTGCACGAGTGTAAGTATGGatagtattttatttccatctcgaaaaaataatttaagtaGTTTAATAAATGCAAGAAAAGATTCAAGCTCAATATTACTAAGCCGattaagaaataaaagaagTTTAAGCACAAaagataatttaaatatgctAGGAGCAAATCTTACGAACACTAAAAAAGAAGCTAAAAGAAACGAGAcagatattaataaaaagattcatcttttatttacagataaatttaatgttacaaatgataatgaaaaaaataaaaaaaataaaaaagaaggaaataaaagttCTTctgataaagaaaatgtaccaaaacattttagaagtttatatttatctgacgataaattaaaaaaaatggaagaCACATTAGAAACAAGAAATACTATAAGAAATAACATACTCAATGGTAACATTATTAATgtgttaaatattttagaaaATGATTATTCAGAATTATTTACTAATGAAAATGGCCATCTTCACATAGCAATGCTATACACACAACAATTAATCGAAATTTTAAAACcccataaaaattttattaaaaaaatcgcaaaaaaaaatcaaaaaaaatcaaaaaaatcaaaaaaatattataataataatttagaaGAAGCTGCATCAACTCAATCCACTTCAAAATCGTATGAAGCTATAAGTGATGATTACTTTTATGATGACACACAAACGGAATGTGATTCTTCGGTTAGTCTATTTTGCGATAGCTCAAATAacgaagaaaataatttcaatCCAACGAAAACAAaggtatataaaaatgggaTTAAAAAGGGATATAGTGATGTTAGAAAAAGACGAAAAAATTTGGATAATTATAAGactaatacaaataaaatagtggAAGGGGAAAATAGTGACACTGACGGTAGTACATATAGTAGCAGCAAAGGATATAATAGTGATAAaagttttaataaaaaagaagaaaataatatttcatgtGATACTTTTGATCAAAATAAGAATTCCACTCCACTGAATGgagatatattaaataataataatacaatagagcacaataaaaatggtataGATTTTAATAAAGGTGCAAACggtaataatttaaataacacaattaacaataatatagaaaaagacaaaaattatactgTGAATAAAATCGATTTAAAAGATgatgataatttaaatacaaaaaagatggatcaaattatatataaaaatatacaatctaattatgataaagaattttttgaaaaaaataatttacaaGAAGAATATGAACGACATTATAATAAACTATCAAAAgaatatgaattttttgaaGATGATAatccatataaaaataaaaaattctatTATGGAAACATTTCTAATAGCAATAAAACAAGAGATATTGAAcagtatataaataattgtaaTTCCGAAAGTGAGATAAATTCCGATTATGATAGTAATGattcaaattttaaaacaaaacatTACGAATTTAATGATATAGATTTtgatcaaatatataaatatatttataaaaaaaataatatatcaaaaaatgataaattaaaatttaaaaaagatcatttatatttagcATTATTATGGATAAGAGAAAAATTgtctttatttaataattctcAACACCCCGCTATTCGACAATGCATTCAAGATATTACATCTCTGATTGCTTATCATAAAccatataaacaaaaactTGTTCGgatgtttttttcaaaaaatagaaaCCTCCTAACATTTAATTCCGTCAACGAGGGTATTTTAGGTAAAATTTCTAAATAATCTTTCACTATCCATACTTTATTCATATCTATTGTTTTTTAGTATACACcttttaatatgttttattgcaatatattaaaatataataaatgaaatgaGACATAAaactttataaatattggTCTTTCATTTTAGCATGTTCTATAAACATATTCTGTATGTTTGGCTTTCTCGTTATTTCTCATTTAATGGAAAcccaataatatatatttacatatttgtttatatttgttttcgTAGGTTTGTGCCTTAATGTACCCATATATTCCCCATtggaaattattataaagcatttaattttatccCGAAACTTATtgagagaaaaaaaagggaataTAGGGATCAAATATGATTGTAGCTACGTATGTCAGCCTTACAAAAGATACATGATTACAattaaaaatcaaaaaaaaaaaaaatatattttaaagaaaccacaaataaataaagaaaaaggaATATTAAGCGGAAAAATCATTgaagataatatattatcagtttttcaataaattttatcGAGGATTGTAAGTCCGTGGCTTTTGTTTTTACATTACCCCTCATACATATTGTGTATACACTAAGACAcgctaaaaaaaaattaattaaattcaaataatttttcaaaaaaaattatactatacatatataagcaTACCCTtaactattatatatgggTGATCTATATACAACTAATtcattgtttattttttgtccTTATAATATacccatatatataatatatatggcatatttttgaaatgtGCCCcccaaaaaaattttaattaaaaacatttaattatgtgcctttattataattaaaaacgAACGGATAATGTCAATTGGTGTTTCATCATTacaatttttcattacatatatatttttttataatactCATTTTATCgcttcattattttttatttgattttttttttcaataatttttttattgtaaaaagaaatgaatATGCTTGCTATATACgcaatacatatataaaaacataacGGTGTTTCCAAAATACCAGagtcataaaaatatatcataaaatattaactaTATAATACcttcaaaatattaaattgcGAGgggaattataaaatatgcatttcCATAAATGCAAAAACGAAAAACATTAAGAAATCGTTACAATGTtagcataaatatattttccaaaaaaatgccatttaaaattgttcacttttaaaatgtattaattGATACAcactaaaaaataaataaaataataataacattatAGAGtagcaaataataatttaaaaaaaaaactagtGTTAAAACTCCATGTTTATAATATCTTGCTTACTACTTAATTTTTGATGGAACAAAATTCAAATGAAAgatacatatttaaacCAAACTTTTTGGGGGAGGGTTCGTATGGTAAGGTATACAAAGCTTATGATACCGTGTTAAAAAAGGAAGTtgctattaaaaaaatgaaactaAATAAGATTAGCAATTATATAGACGAGTGTggtataaattttttaatattaagagagataaaaataatgaaagaaataaaacataaaaatgttatgaATGCTTTAGATCTATATTGTGAAAAGGATTACATAAACTTAGTTATGGAAATAATGGATTATGATTTAGCTAAACTAATTAATcgtaaaatattattaacagatagccaaaaaaaatgtattcttttacaaattttaaatggTTTAAATACTTTACATAAATACTATTTTATGCATAGAGATTTATCACCagcaaatatttttataaataaaaaaggggaAGTTAAAATTGCTGATTTTGGTTTATCTTCTAAATATGCATTTGACATGCATTCAGGTAAAACAgcaaatgataaatatagtaAAAGAGCTTTAAACTTAACAAGTAAGGTTGTTACATTATGGTATAGAGCCCCTGAATTATTAATGGGTAgtaacaaatataattcatCAATTGATATGTGGAGTTTTGGCTGTATTTTTGCTGAACTTTTATTACAAAAGGCATTATTCCCTggagaaaatgaaatagaCCAATTggggaaaatatttttcctcTTAGGTACaccaaatgaaaataattggCCCGAAGCAAAACACCTTCCTTTATATACTGAGTTTACAAAATcgagtaaaaaaaatttaaaaaacattattaaaatcGATGATGATGATTGTATTGATTTATTAACTTcgttattaaaattaaattcaCATGAACGTATTACTGCAGAGGAAGCGTTAAAGCAtcgatattttttaaacgaTCCCTTACCATGCGATGCTTCCCAACTTTTCATtgatatgtaatatatcaATAAATAGTGGCAATCTACATAATTGTATACACATACAGTGTTATATAGAACTACTCTATTATAAAAGTAaatctatatatttgttttattttttgttaatttttttcaaaggacaatttttatatatccaAGTTTAAATTGTCTGAAAATccttatttaatatttttacaaattttatatactttttttcaagtctaatttttttaataaacatttttagtTAGCCTCTTAAAgagaatatttatacacatatatgcatatttattcgttttataatttttttataccaTTATGATCAAAAAAGTTGTAACCATTTTGATTTTCCCGATAAAATTTACAACggaaaaatacattttttaatttttaatttttttatgttgctttttttcatatttcatatgttttttatttttatgtaaaatgtaaaagaaaacaaattacatttttctgatttaattttattattttctttaatatagtaaatttaatatacttattttatattcacaTTAAGGGGAACTATACTCGAATAGCATTCTCCTTTGGGAATAATTACAATATatgattaaatatatttatatatttttttaaattcaattatattattaaaattaaagataTTTCTCTATagcattaataaaatattttatcatttttttttatatgttatcatataaaatgtaaaattatcttaatatataaaaaaatataagcatAATACTTATAAAAGTTTAGCTagccatttttttaaataacattttgagtattaatatgtttaattaaataattttttttgttcttttcgttttcgattttttagttattattttttttattttttcttacgcttatttatatatatgtttttatctTTGCTGTTTTTTTggtttatttacattttttaataaacttTTCCAAAGCAGCTTTAGCTCTacaatatacaaatttataatttatatttgaaaaataaaaataataaatttatttatagctCGAAAATGACCTTTTGGTGTAAACAATGTTACCATCAGAAGAGAATATAAAATCTACAAAAAGTTGTAATGCAATCTCAATTATTTTGGTAAACCAATATGGATGACGTCTTTTTTGAAggatacaaaaataaaggaGAATCATGTACAAGAgacaatttaaataaactaTTAATAAACTTAAATGAAGAAGAATGTGATGAGAAATTTGGGAAtgacaatttttatgaaatatttgatCGATACAATAAGGtatcatttaataaaaaaatatatgaaaagatcattaagaaaatatgttatcgaaataatttgaaatatgttaattattatgttaataattttgaaaaaataaaagacatTAAAGTATTAAAGGAACGAGGGGAAAATAGGATATGTGTTTTAATACTTTGtttgaattatatatattgtaatataaacaatgaAATAATGACAATATATGAactaaaaaatcaaattaaaagaaatatagataaaaaaagaaaagtctattgtaaaaatttagcaaaaattatatttaatatttgtaatcgattggaaattaaaaattttatgaataatgattttttaccatatatggaaaagtatattataactataattaataaaatgaaattattaaataacaATGCCAATGATCTTAAAAAGACTTTGCAAGTAcaggaaaaaaaacttaATGCTTTTGATGAcatatttgaatatataaataattttaaaaataattctgaATTGATATTAGACAAACCAAATAATCcaaaaacaaatttgaTCGAAAGTGATGTTGACGACTTTAGTGATCAATCTATTGCATCTGTAGAAAAATCGCCACTCGAGTCGATAGACAGTGAATATAACTACCAATTTAtcgataaaaatgataataaggatatcttaaaaaaaaccttgaaaataaaaaatggagatCAAGATATGCACAATAATACGGATGCAATATCTGAGAAAATTCACACAACTgaagattttttttataactatATTTTCTCTGAAAATGTAGATAAAAATGGTGAACATTCTtgtgataataatagtacTTATTCATATGTTAGCGAACATTTGGCTGTTCATAATAAAAGgggaagaaaaaaaaaacaaatttcaAACAgtgaaatgaaaaataagaataaaaatgatacacCAAAAAAAGTGTACAACACAACAATATCAAACTTAAGtgaagagaaaaaaaaacaatatccCCAAATATTAGTTGAATACTTAGAAAAGAATTTTAAACCACTTTCTCTATATTCATGTAtcttatattctttttttattatttggaataaaaaagaaaatatggatacaaatttatatcataataaaaGTAGATGGAGTGGTGataatttacattattttttatgttcatcgataattataacatttaatattttcaatataaaaataacagatcaatttatttgtttttgtcTAGACGTTAATCAACAAACAATAATTAcccaaaaaaaagaaatcctagaatttttcttattaacatttaataaatttcttggatttaatataaataaatacaaagatgtttttttttgtttaagaataatatttagcaattatttattactacaaatgtatttattctatattataaaaaattatgaattaGCTAATAAAAGAGATTTTTTTGTGTCCTTAGAATTGttgcaaatatatatagccaaatattttagaaatataaataaaaattttcttaatttatcagatattataatagattataattttttgtttagttcagaaaatgtttataaagATTTCCATGAAATTATTTCACAAAATTATGATTTAATACACACTAAAaagttattaaaaaatgttataaaaaaatatttatcagagaatgaaaaaaaaatattccaaGAACATACCtttaatgaattatatgatatagatttaaaaaatattaatatgtacatgaaacaaatattttcttataatatatttactgaTCATACgttaaaaacaaatgctGGTAATTCAAGAGAAAACGATCAGTATATGAGTCCCTCCAAAgatgataatattaatgaaaatagtgcagaaaaaaacaatgagAGTAATGAAAATAGTGTAGAAAAAGGACATTATTCAGAAAGTGATACAATTCTTTGTAAGGATAACGAGATCTTGTCAAGCtatgataattttcatGTAGAAAATAGCTCGAGACATaacaaagaaaaagaatttaacatttttgaGTATAATGATAGCAGATTATATAACCCAAATGAAAACAACAATAAAGATAGTGATACAtatgataaagaaaatgatgaagcTAATACGTCATGGGGAAATAAACTAAACAAATGGACAACAGATACAAATAACCATGATGGGAAATATTTGGAAAATGAAATGACAATAAAACCaagtattataaaaatcgaagatgaaaataacTTAACAAGTAAAGAAAATTTAGATGATgtatttgtaaaatatgaaatgaAGTCAagcaataataaattagctaattttataatagaaaatagtaataaattaaaaaaaaatgaacgatttattgatttttttaattatattcatgttttaaaaaaaattaatatgtctacaataaatgaaacaaattttgaaataatgcattattataacataaaaataattgttcgatttttattttttaatgtattaaaaagtattatatataattgctATTGTACTGAGTTTTTTATTCCAAGTAAAATACATCAATCTATTACTAATCGAAAAAACCTTAAAAATGTATCCCCACTATTTAAAGGCCAAATAAACAATCTCAAtgatcaaataaaaattaaaatagctaataaaattaaagaattcaaaaataaaaaacaaaattttgaaaaataccTTATTTGTGAACAAggattttatataaaattttttaaaaattcgaaaatatttaaagaagATATTCAGCAAATTTTAGACAATAACAATATAATCTTACAAGATGTTAAAACGttgttatattattctGACAATGAAGAAGGACCAAATAATGATACTCAaccaaataattatgataatgGTTCATTGAATGTTTCTGCTGCTCCGTTTGAAGACTCGGGAAGTTGTGTAAACAATCATAATGCTATTTACGATGCTACGGACCATCATGAAAACAgtgcaaataataaaaaacggGGAGcacataatataaaaaatattaaccaaattgataaaaacaATAGTGATATGCCTATATCTGATACTTGTGGTccttcaaaaaaaaaaaaaataaataaaaccaatgataaaaataataatcgaAGTGAAAATAAgcagaaaataaaaatacatttatcTTCTTTAGACATTATGAGTGATAATTCAAAAGAtgccaaaaaaaatattacgcAAAATGGgtcatttaatttatttgaatatatatataatattaagaTGATGAAAGAATATAAGAATTTAGAAATGCTAtttggaaaaaattatttcacagaattatttaatatatttaataatgttaattattcatttggtagtaaaagaaaaaaattaataaatatgaatagtTGCTTATTTCACACTTATCATATAATtggtattaaaaaattatcagaTATTGGCTATAACTTTACTTTTAAAAGTGaacttaataatatatattctaaAGTATTAAAAACCaaaatttcaaatataCTTTCAATACaggatataaattatttatttaacaaatttttttattttctctttaaatatattaagtcACATTGTTGTTTTTCACAAACAAATGGTgctaatttatattttcatcaaaGCGATCAAGATTTGTCTACTATTTGTTTATGTAACACAGACCGATGTtgttacaaaataaaaacaatcgTCTTGTTTGAAAACTTATAATTATGACACAAAATATTGCATGGAAGCTTTATATATGCCCATaccatatatgtattatcaCATCATTTGTtcattaacatttttttcactattttttttttgtattaaagATACATGTACAATACatgtattttcattatgacaaacataatttgttttttcttaattttgttaagaacattttatttttgtatttactGTGCATAAAAAAGCatagtattattattttttaaaaaaactgtttttttttatatataaatatgacataaaaattgcaagaataaaaaatcgtaatattgt encodes:
- a CDS encoding MO15-related protein kinase, putative encodes the protein MEQNSNERYIFKPNFLGEGSYGKVYKAYDTVLKKEVAIKKMKLNKISNYIDECGINFLILREIKIMKEIKHKNVMNALDLYCEKDYINLVMEIMDYDLAKLINRKILLTDSQKKCILLQILNGLNTLHKYYFMHRDLSPANIFINKKGEVKIADFGLSSKYAFDMHSGKTANDKYSKRALNLTSKVVTLWYRAPELLMGSNKYNSSIDMWSFGCIFAELLLQKALFPGENEIDQLGKIFFLLGTPNENNWPEAKHLPLYTEFTKSSKKNLKNIIKIDDDDCIDLLTSLLKLNSHERITAEEALKHRYFLNDPLPCDASQLFIDM